The Theobroma cacao cultivar B97-61/B2 chromosome 1, Criollo_cocoa_genome_V2, whole genome shotgun sequence genome contains the following window.
GTTAAGGATggatattttttgattttttttttcattatatattttcaaaatcagatACAGTTCCAAAAAGAAGAtgacaatatttttataaatactgaaattatgatataaaaattgtttgatatgttagtaaaaattaaatgttgAGTAGATTTTTGATTGAATCTTTTGCAAAAGAgaaatatgatttattataagtattttatattgataataattaaaaatgaaaaaaagtaactagttaaaagaaaagatacaaaattaatgtaattaaataatatgtttttcttaaataaaattgacttaatatggttaattacttattattttcaatattttttcaatgaaaatctttcattaagttttttttttaaataaaaaaattcaattttcaatGATTTGAAAACTTGTTAATGATTTGTCAAAACATACTAAGTCGTAATCCCAAATGCTGGCTTGGTATCTTTCTCTTTGCTAAGCCTAAGCACATGTTTCCTTAGACAactcaaaagaataaaaaggtTCATGCACACTTACAGTGGTATTCCTTCCAGCTTAGCTTTGCAAACACAAAGCGGCATTTTATATTAGAAAAATGGCCAAAACTCACGCATCGAACGTACAGCTTCAATCAAATCGAACGGTCAAGAACACGCCAGTTCCAAGAACGGTCACACCCGATAGTCACACTTGAAAGGTTTTGGCATTTTCGTGAGACgattttagaaaaagaaaagaaaagtaagaaagaaagaaaaatagccCTTCGTCCTTCGATTCCGTTTcaccatttcttttctctcccaCTTTCTCAGATCTTTCCGAGTGTATTGCAGCCATGAGTAAGGGACCAGGACTCTTCTCCGATATTGGCAAAAAAGCCAAAGGTAATCAAATCCCTCCATCTCCTTCGCTCTCTACCGTACGATCTTTCAACCAACTTCGAAATTTCCTTTGCGTTTGAATCGAAATatccatcttttttttttaattatccattttcatttctctttgttttttttttttaatgtttagatCTCTTGAATAAGGATTATAGCTCGGATCACAAGTTCACTGTTTCTACATACACTGGCGCTGGGGTGGTACGAAAAAATTACTTCTTTTACACCTCGGATTATGAATTGTTTGTATAGTAGTTAGGGCTTGATAGATTATTCTATAAAGATTGAATGAAATGCTGATTTGCTCGCGTAGATCTTTTATCAACTGATTTTGGAGTTCTTAACAGTAATGTGTTTAGACTAATACAAATGTAGAATTTGCAGAGGCTGCTCTTTCGTtttatttctcaaaaatcCCCCTTCCCTTAATTGAAagaaacatgtttttattaaactTAGTGGATGAATGGAATGGTGGAAGCACGTGGATTGGCTGGTATGATATGCATCACATCTTGTTTAATTGCTTTAATGAGctaaagaaaacagaaaatgtGGAAGCATTACAGAAATCaaggttcttgttctttctttattctccTTTTACCTAGAAATGAAACTCAGAAAAGAAACTTTTGTCTTATGTCAGGGTGATTTCCCTGAATCTCTCATGAATCTGCTTTATCTTTGAACTCAAAGCATGCAATAGAAATTGTCACTTTGAATCTATGTGCATTTTGTCCCTGTTCTCAAGGTATTGTAGGGTGAAACTGTGTCTAACTCCAGATGGGACTGGTTTCATTATAAATGGATGTTTGGTGTGACCAATTTTTTTGAATGGAAAGGAGTTAAGAGGCTCTTGtggtttattttatttttgaaagggGGTTAAGGTTTCTACCAAGATTAACGTACCTTTAGTCTAGGTTAAGCTAGATCCTCTTGTTCTGAGGAAACAATTAGATGATGACAAGATTCacttaaattaaaacattccACAGGTCTTCATTGTGctaattccttttcttttgcttctgtTCAGGCCCTCACATCAACTGCTCTGAAGAAAGGAGGACTTTCCATTGGTGATGTTGCTGCACTATACAAGTACAAGAACACTCTATTTGATGTCAAAGTCGATACAGACTCTAACGTGGGTTCTTACGTCCTTTCTTTGGAAACTTGTTAAATAACAAGTAGCCTTGTCCTGGTGAGTGTCTTACTTTTTTCCATTGTTTTGGGCAGATCTCAGCAACGCTTACATTCACTGAGATTCTTCCATCGACTAAGACTATTGCATCATTCAAAGTGCCTGATTATAACTCTGGCAAGGTAGGAAGTTGCCTCTCCTAAGCAGAAATGTTtttcatgatgatgattttgatgtttaaaAAGTTTCTATCTGCTATTTGTCTTGCAGTTGGAGGTTCAGTATTTCCATGACCATGCAACCTTCACAACAGCTATTGGTTTGAACCAGACACCAGGTGTTGATGTCACAGCAACCATTGGCACACCTGCTATTGCTTTTGGTGCAGAGGCAGGCTATGATACCACCTCGGGAAATTTTACTAGGTACACTGCTGGTATCAGTGTGACGAAACCAGATGCATATGCTTCGATAATTCTGTAAGCTCTTGTACACTACCATACTCTGCTTGATCTTAAAAGTGAATAGAAGCAAAAACTTTCTAATCTTTTGtcactaattttttttcttttactctcAGGGGAGACAAGGGAGATAGTATAAAAGCATCGTATGTGCATTATCTGGATCAGCTGAAGAAGTGCGCTGCTGTGGGAGAGGTCAGCAGGAGGTTTTCCACAAATGAGAACACATTTACTGTTGGAGGGGCCTATGCTGTTGATCATCTCACACTGATTAAAGCTAAGCTCAACAATCATGGGAGGCTTGGAGCCCTGCTGCAGCATGAAGTCATACCAAAGTCATTGCTGACAATCTCTGGTGAGATTGACACCAAGGCCTTGGACAAAAGTCCCCGCTTTGGTTTGGCCCTTGCTCTGAAACCCTAACTGGTTCGATGCTATTCAATGATGCATTTGGGATTTGATACcttctaaaaaaatttttgtggAGATTGAAAAGGGGTGTCAATAAGTAGTTCCACAGATGATTAATATTCATTTCTAGGTTCTCAATGACTGTGGATGGATTCAAACTTTAGGCTTTCCATGATTCTACATGTAAGTTTTGAACGATTTTGGCATTTGCTCATTCAAGCCTCATTTTATCGAGGAGTTCCTTTTAATTGATCAAAGCTTTGGAACTGtctttatttcattttgagtGATCTACGAAACTTATATACGCATGTGagaataaattatttcagTTGCCTTCTTTGAAGTTCCTCCAACTGTGGGCGCCTTAAGCCTACTGCCTCAAAGCCTAATAGGTGGTGTCTTTCAAGTCCTGCGCCCTGCAACCTAGGCATCTCTCCATTATGGAGACGGGCAGTACTGCCTATGAGCGCATTCCCTCCCTCCCTCCCTCTTTCCTTTCCAATTCCCCGTAGAAGGCCtcttgaaattataattattatagtttGAATAATCAGCTTCAGGATATCATTGCTACATTTCATTTTCCTTCCCACCCGTTGCATGCTCAATGACTTTGCTTCTTGTAACCCCCCAGCGTACGAATTGGATGGGCATAATTTACATATAAAGAAAAGCATGCTGCTTGTTATTGtcaaataaatgaaaagaaatcaTAAGAGAAGCAAGTTCCTACCAATAAAAAGCAACGAGCTACAACATGGTGATGGTGCATTTCAGAGGATTTTAATGAATAACCACTCTACTTATTATCCGCTGTAGCacaattgaaagaaaaaaaaaaaaccactaCTTATTAATAAACAATGCATCAGATAAGAATGGCAAGAGACAAAGGCGGATATTGTGCCGTGGAGCAACACAAATTAGTAACAAATTGTTGCATCACGGTACAAACTAAGTTGAAGCTAATAATGTGTTGAAACTACTACTAACTTCTCTGCAACTCAGCACAGCTGAAAGCAAAAGATCATTTCTTTGGCGATTctatgtataaattatttaagattGATGATCCATTGAAGAAATGCAGcagaaagaacaaataaattagTACTAGTAAAACAACCAGAATAGAAATCACcataacaaaaaattgaaacatataGCATTAAACGACTGCAAAATTCAAGATTCCTCATCGTATTACCGATTGATAACATaacaaaaatgtaaaacataaaaactaaaGTCCAACAGTTGCGAGTTCCCTAGATAATAACATAAAAGAGACATATCATAActtcaaaaaaacaaaagggaaGACAACCTTAATCGACACTCTGCATGATATCCTCAGCAGTGAACTTAGTTCCCTTGTCCTTATCAGCAGCGGCACGTCCCTTAGCCTTACGATCCAGCAACGACTTCCTATCCTTGTCGAGCCTCAGCTTGGTGATGACAACCTTGGATGGGTTGATTCCAACGTTCACGGTCGAACCGTTAACTTTCTCTCTCGTGATGCGCTCGATGTGGATCACCCACTTGCGACGGTAAACTTGAACCACTTTCCCTTCGCGTCCCTTGTAGGTCCCGCGAACGACTTGGACCTCGTCGTCCTTTCGGACCGGCATGGACCGGACGTTGTACTTGGACCTCAGATCGGATGAGACTGATGCGCTCATTAGCACGCGGCGGACGGACGAGGGCGCAGTGAAATGGGCCTTGCGATTCTTGCGGCGAGAGGAGGAGACTCGTGGGTTGTACTTCATTTTTGCTGCTGGGGGGCTGGTGGGGTGGGGTTTGGTTCCTCTGCTACTCTGCGACGGCCAATGGAGAAAGTTGGGAAGTAGGGTTTTGAGAGAATATATGATGGAACGAGAGGGAAACTAGGTTAACTGGGATTCATCGGCCTTTATGGGCCtcagtttttcttcttttttgtcaGTTGGGTCTGGGTTTCTTTGAGCCTTGCTTGGAGTTGGGCATTTTTGCTCTTTTCCAAATTGAAACGAGGGAAAAAGGGAGGTTAcgataaagagaaaatgactttttatatataaagcatgtgaaattaaaaaaattaaattcaaagtaGAGAAAAAGGTAATTGGAAAacttattcttcaatttttataatgaATTTAGGtgatttttatgttattattaCTTTCTTTGTTCCCATCTCCTACTAAATGGGCCTAACTCTTGGTCCATGTCAATCAAGACTACCCATGAGCAATTAAACAAGTTTCaccagaaaaaagaaattcaggGGTGTTGGTTGGTCCTCTTGTATGGGCCTTATGCCCAACATATTGGAAACTTTCAATCTCAACCCCATCTTGAGCCACTGATTGGTTAAAGTAAACATCTCttccaatttattttattttttgcccAATgatctcttttgttttttttccttattagAATAAGGTCAGTTTAGTACCAAGActccaaaaaaataagaggGTAAGTTCCTGTCCAAATGActacataaaaaataacaaatccAATGAAAGTGGCATAGTGTTAACTCACTCTAAGTAGAGTTAAGAAATCTCTTTCAGTAAACCTCATAGTTGCTGAACAGTGCACAAAATACTGATTTTACTACTTATAGATAGTTATGTGTACAATGAATAAAGGAAGTATAGATGACACTAACTCTAGCAACAACCACTCTCAAGTATGGATGAAGGTTACAAGAAGTTTTCAACTtattttggttgatttttaaAGGTGAAAAAGTTAGTATTTCTTTTCATGTTTCTTCAAAATGGTTGATGGAAACAATACCCCAATTGCTCAATGCAATTGAAAGATAGGGTTTTGGCTTTGTATGCTCAATGAAAATGCCTGCAAACACTTGATGCGCATCTTCCCCCCATTATCCTTTGATTTATCTTTCTCAATGCAATTGTAAGATAGGGTTTTGGCTTTGTATGCTCAATGAAGATGCCTGCAAACACTTACGCACATCTTTGCCCCAGTACCCTTTGATTTATCTTTCTCAATGCCATTGTAAGATAGGATTTTGGGTATGTATGCTCAATGGAGATGCCTGCAAACACTTATGCACATCTTTCCCTCATTACCCTTTGATTTATCTTTCTCAATGCAATTGTAAGATAGGATTTTGGCTTATGTATGCTCGTTGGAGAGGCCTGCAAACACTTAATGTACATCGTTCCACCACTATCATTTGATTTATCTTTCTCAATGCAATTGTAATTAAGATAGGGTTTTGGGCTTGTATGCTCAATGGAGATGCCTGCAAACACTTATGCACATCTTTCCCCCATTAccctttgatttttctttcttgatagtaaatttttaaggtgCTGTTTGAACTCATGACTGATTCCTCACCCCAATAACATTGGCAAATAATTCACTGAAATTCAGGTGCTAACATGGCAATCAGCAAAATAGCTGGTGTAGCTTCCACACTTGTCAAACTCCCAATCTTTGGGATATTGGGAAGAAATATGTATTTGACCAAATGGGTTATGGTAATTGGTTAGGCctaataatttatacatagGTGCAAGATCTAGTGAGATTTTGGCTGAGATGGAAGGAGATGGGAAGTCAAGATTAGATTTCTAAAACCATGTAGGCAAGAGAATTTCGGTCAGaatccaaaaacaaaaaacaaatatatttgatttcaagcaTTGGTTTGGGTTATTAAAGGCTAGCATTTACGAGCCATCACATGCCACCATTAATACTCCCTAGCAGCAAGGAATTTCTCACCCTCTCCCAAAATCCCAAAAACCCTAGTGGCTAGCTAGTGCAAGTGAcaataaacaaacaaacaaacaaaaaccaaaactgCTTTGATAACATTCCTCAAAGGAGCAGCAAACAAAAAACAATGAAGCCTTGGGGAAATTTAGGAGTAGTGGAAACCATCTATGAAGAAGAATATGAGTACTCTTCTAACTCCCCTTCTCTTTCTCCTTCAGTTCTCTCTTCTCCTCCTACACCACTCCATTCAAGAGTAGAGGCTTGGTATATATAcctactttttttcttctcctcccttgtctttttttatttcgttTTAACACTTGTGCCTGAATATGTATCTTATTTTATATGGATGATGAAGGTCATCGGCAATGGGGAGAAAAACTGACGTGTTGATACATGTCCATGGAACAGCTTTTCACCTTCACAAGGTATGTTGATTCATCAACACCTTTAATTAGTACCACTACATCGATCGCTTGATCTGCTGGGAGATCTCGGTTGATCCAAGACTCtgttttttgctttctttggGTGAAAAGCCTTTTCAGATTATAACGTATGTCGATATTTGGGAACAATGTCCCAATGATTTTTCAGCTGATTTTTAGTGATATTCTGCCGAAGAAAAGCTAgtgtgattttctttttccttttattacCTTGAATTGCTGCAAAAACTTATACCACATTCTTGACAATTTGAGTCTGGGAATTTCAATTCTCAGCAAAATTAAAAACTGACCCCTCCAATTACTTGTTTTCGGAAACATACCCcacaaaattctttcaaataataaaaacggAAATAGAAAGATTTGACAATAGAGGAAAGCAATTTATTGCAGTgtcacaatattttcaaaatttgtacCAAaatgcaatttttcaatttccaaCTTCgacataatcaaataaattaaatttcttgaGAAGTTCTTTGTTTAAATTGAGTCGAATCATGGtcaatttcttttcctatTTACTCCATTTGATGCAAAATTAAATGAGACACAACAATTTAATGTCACCAACCCAAAggaaaaatatctaaaacgcTGCGTTCAGCAATTAATGGATAATTATGGTTTACGGGTCTCTCCACATTTTTCTTCATAGGATCCTCTGTCGTCCAGGAGCACCTATTTAAGGCGGCAACTAACGGAACAATCTGAATTAACGTTATCCCGGCCGTTAAACATAACGGCCGAAACGTTCTCTCTCGTTGCCGAATTCTGTTACGGGACCCACCTCCTCGTAACGCCGTTCAACGTCGCCTCCCTCCTGTTAGCATCGGAACTCCTCGGGATGACGGAGACCAAAGGTGACGGCGACCAGAACTTGAAGCAGATAACGGAGGGTTACTTCCGTCGATTCGTCGCCGTGAACGGAGAGTACGCGGCGATTGTTTTCAGGTCTTGCCTGGCACTGCTTCCGGAAGCGGAAACAACGGCTTTCCTTGTTAGTAGATGCGTGGAGGTTATGAATTCGTCGGACGATGGTGACGGCGTAGACGTTTACTTTGACGACGTTGTTTCTTTGCACGCCGAGGATTTTAAAATCGTGGCCGAGTCTATGCACCAACGATTTGAGTACCACGATTTGCTCTATAGGATCGTTGATTTTTATCTCGAGGTAAGGACATTGGAGTAATTTTCAGTTCTCACATATAACATGCATGTGtcctaattaaaaaaattttaagtttatatatTCAACTTTACTAATAATTCCCAAATTATTTAAGAGAATGTTTTGCATCTAGAGAATTTATTCATGTTCAAACTTTTCAATAGGTGCATTTAGAAATTTAGGTGGAGTCTAGCGATGAATTAAAATCTGtacttcaattttatttaaggtTGTGCAGGAGGATCGGCTATTAGTTTGGTGTCCATTTATTGATGGTTAAGAATATTAATTACTTTGGATCTTTGGTTGTTCCCTCCAATTTCTCAACTTTCTTTAAGCCATCAATGTCCTTTCTTTTTTCGGGTTAAGTGGATGTGCAGAGACCAGGATTCGAACCTCTACCCCTAAGGTGGATGACCTACAAATGTGCATTTTGTTAAGAtcttcatgaaaatgaaattgttTTCCTTTATCGAATAAGGCATTATCCTTCTATCTTTTGTATGATGGATTTATTTTGTAACATCTTTCGTTTATAATGAATAAACAAAACTTTTCAAGTTTATGTATAAGAGTAATAATTCTTAGAAGAATCTTAATTCGTAATTAGAATCATAATAGttatattaattaacttaGTGGGAATTAACCTAAAAAAAACTAGAATTCACTTCATGTAATCATGATACAAGCTTCCTGTTTGAACAGGAGCATAATGGGAAGATAACGGAGGAACAGAAGACCCAGATATGTAATTCCATTGACTGCAACAAGCTCTCACCTCAGCTCCTCCTACATGCAGTGCAAAACCCTAGAATGCCTTTGCGCTTCGTAGTCCGAGCCATGTTGGTGGAACAACTCAACACCCGCCGCTCCATTTTCTCAGCTGCCAATCACTATTCTTCTCGTCCGCATCGCCCTGCTAGAGACAACATCACCCTTGGGGCAATCCTCCAGCGCGATGCCACAATGCGTGAAACTGCTCAACTCAAGGCAGCAATGGACGCCACGAGCTCCCGTATCCAAACCCTGGAAAAACAGCTGCATTGCATGAAGAAGATCTTGCAAGATTCTGATCATAACGGAGGAGTTGGCGCTGGGTCTAGAGATGTGTTGGGATCAGGCAGGTCAGCTAGTTTCCATTACGGTTCAGGGAATACGATTGAAAGAGCAGATAGAGGAGCTTCCTCTTCCGCGAGTTTTCGGTTTAGTCGTCCAGAAGATAAAGCATTTGGATCATCATCATCGGAGAATTCATGCGTCGACAGTCCTAGAATCAAGAAAAACATCGGGCAGAGGTTGATTGAAGGGCTAAAGAGCGCATTACGGGTACCAAACTCTTCAACCAAGAATGGCTCTGCTAAGAAAATTTCAAGCAAGGGAGAAAATGGAACACTCTATTTCAATCAATGATGATCTTAACTTTTCAAAGTAAGATTCATCCTCTCTCCATTACCGCACAACTAATCAGGCAAACGATACATATATGCACTCCCAAACTCTCAGTTTATAGTCTTACAAAGCATTTCTTACCCATCAACCATTTTCATTAAGCACCGGAATCCATTAACCATCGATCATATATTAGATAATATGGAGGACGGATTCTGATCGTTCACTTTAATCAAGTTAACATGATTAACGGTTGATGGCTTGGAGATATCCGATGGGAGCAATTATTAGGGGCCCCAGTTCTTGATTGATAGATACTAGCTAGCTAGTAGGCTTTGACTTTTAGCTAGCTTTCCTCAAAGGTAGATTTTAATGACTTAGCTTTCCACATTTCATGATTGAAATAGTCGAATAGAAACAAGTttgttgattttaagttgtgaATATCTAAATCTATATGTTAAAAATTCACTATGATGGTAATCAAGGCCGGCAGCAAGATTATTGTTTGAACATATTTCATTGTTTAACCTTTTGCATAATCAAATTATGTGAATCTATTTATGATAATTatgtacttttctttttctttttcttctccacccaataaataataaggctaattataagaaaataaattaggcCGGTGCAATGGGGTTTTCATGTATGTCGGTGGCCGTGCAGAAATTGACTAGGTATTACCATGAGGTTGATGTTGATCACGAAGCTGAAAATCAAGTTTGTGGTCTAATTGTTTGTAGCGTTTCTCGATTACATCGCAAGTGATTAACGAGGAAGACAGCTCCCCCAAAGTTATGTAGTAATTAATATATGGAAATCAAATGTAATCCAAGTTAAGGACAAGTTTACATTATGTACAAAACCAATACTCAACACTGTGCCTGGCatggtatttttattttttaaaggaaaactCTGAGCGACACGTCCAATTGTTCCtcgattatatatattaaattacaaGGCATGCTTATCTGAATTGTTTGCAATTTTGCATTCGGCTCTTTTGAACTATTTTATGAATCACACGAGTGGAGTTAGGTTCTTTTCATTCCATAATTCCTCAGTCGTTGACCTTTGAagctaaaattttttaacttcGAATAACATTCTCGGAGGATAATTAAGTTTGATTCATGTAACTAATAAAAGCTGTagtattaacaaaaaataaagtacTTGACGTGAGAATGTGGAGACTTATTAGATAGAACAAAATCtattacataaataaaaagaagccccaaagtggttttctcCTTTAACCACGGAGAggttagagaaaaaaatatatattaaagaaagaaaaaaacaagtaaaaagagGCTTACATGCAACGTACGGCCATAGtctaatttcatatataattatctcaaaaatcaacaaggaaatttttactttccttttcaagattcaaatacaaaattttcaaaatccaaATTACAAAGATGTCCCCCATGAATAAAgttaatattgttttattttctttcttttgcacCTATAAAATCCATTTGCGTTTTGCTTTTCTCTCTTgcaagatttatttaattaaagttGCTGTAATTTTCgaattttattcattaaaacATTCACTTATGAAAAGCTTTtactaaattttcaaaaaaaaatgaaaagcttTTACTACTTTAGTACATTTCTTTTTGCTTAAAATGGACAAacagtaatattttaaaagaaaaatcaagagcCCATGGTTTTCAATGGTCAATGGGTGTATGCATCTCGATGTACCCTTTTTATACtacttcttttaatttttcatgcaTACTACGACTACTACTAATTTGTGAAATAGTAAAGCCAATTCATTTTGGATAAGAGCCAAATGGCTCGAATctgaagataaaaataataatattaatcaaaCCTGCTAGAGAGAAGAGTGATAGTAACCATCGACTGCGGAAACAAAGACTTGTGTACGATAGTTTTGTCAAATCCAGAGACTGTCAAGTCTCTCGATAGTCGACACAATGAGAAAACATCCCGTCATTGCCGCTGAGCCATAACCTAGAACGAGTCACCAAATGCACTCATTTCATCCGCTC
Protein-coding sequences here:
- the LOC18611286 gene encoding BTB/POZ domain-containing protein At3g49900 isoform X2, with protein sequence MKPWGNLGVVETIYEEEYESSAMGRKTDVLIHVHGTAFHLHKDPLSSRSTYLRRQLTEQSELTLSRPLNITAETFSLVAEFCYGTHLLVTPFNVASLLLASELLGMTETKGDGDQNLKQITEGYFRRFVAVNGEYAAIVFRSCLALLPEAETTAFLVSRCVEVMNSSDDGDGVDVYFDDVVSLHAEDFKIVAESMHQRFEYHDLLYRIVDFYLEEHNGKITEEQKTQICNSIDCNKLSPQLLLHAVQNPRMPLRFVVRAMLVEQLNTRRSIFSAANHYSSRPHRPARDNITLGAILQRDATMRETAQLKAAMDATSSRIQTLEKQLHCMKKILQDSDHNGGVGAGSRDVLGSGRSASFHYGSGNTIERADRGASSSASFRFSRPEDKAFGSSSSENSCVDSPRIKKNIGQRLIEGLKSALRVPNSSTKNGSAKKISSKGENGTLYFNQ
- the LOC18611284 gene encoding mitochondrial outer membrane protein porin 2, with the protein product MSKGPGLFSDIGKKAKDLLNKDYSSDHKFTVSTYTGAGVALTSTALKKGGLSIGDVAALYKYKNTLFDVKVDTDSNISATLTFTEILPSTKTIASFKVPDYNSGKLEVQYFHDHATFTTAIGLNQTPGVDVTATIGTPAIAFGAEAGYDTTSGNFTRYTAGISVTKPDAYASIILGDKGDSIKASYVHYLDQLKKCAAVGEVSRRFSTNENTFTVGGAYAVDHLTLIKAKLNNHGRLGALLQHEVIPKSLLTISGEIDTKALDKSPRFGLALALKP
- the LOC18611286 gene encoding BTB/POZ domain-containing protein At3g49900 isoform X1, yielding MKPWGNLGVVETIYEEEYEYSSNSPSLSPSVLSSPPTPLHSRVEAWSSAMGRKTDVLIHVHGTAFHLHKDPLSSRSTYLRRQLTEQSELTLSRPLNITAETFSLVAEFCYGTHLLVTPFNVASLLLASELLGMTETKGDGDQNLKQITEGYFRRFVAVNGEYAAIVFRSCLALLPEAETTAFLVSRCVEVMNSSDDGDGVDVYFDDVVSLHAEDFKIVAESMHQRFEYHDLLYRIVDFYLEEHNGKITEEQKTQICNSIDCNKLSPQLLLHAVQNPRMPLRFVVRAMLVEQLNTRRSIFSAANHYSSRPHRPARDNITLGAILQRDATMRETAQLKAAMDATSSRIQTLEKQLHCMKKILQDSDHNGGVGAGSRDVLGSGRSASFHYGSGNTIERADRGASSSASFRFSRPEDKAFGSSSSENSCVDSPRIKKNIGQRLIEGLKSALRVPNSSTKNGSAKKISSKGENGTLYFNQ
- the LOC18611286 gene encoding BTB/POZ domain-containing protein At3g49900 isoform X3 produces the protein MSMEQLFTFTRSTYLRRQLTEQSELTLSRPLNITAETFSLVAEFCYGTHLLVTPFNVASLLLASELLGMTETKGDGDQNLKQITEGYFRRFVAVNGEYAAIVFRSCLALLPEAETTAFLVSRCVEVMNSSDDGDGVDVYFDDVVSLHAEDFKIVAESMHQRFEYHDLLYRIVDFYLEEHNGKITEEQKTQICNSIDCNKLSPQLLLHAVQNPRMPLRFVVRAMLVEQLNTRRSIFSAANHYSSRPHRPARDNITLGAILQRDATMRETAQLKAAMDATSSRIQTLEKQLHCMKKILQDSDHNGGVGAGSRDVLGSGRSASFHYGSGNTIERADRGASSSASFRFSRPEDKAFGSSSSENSCVDSPRIKKNIGQRLIEGLKSALRVPNSSTKNGSAKKISSKGENGTLYFNQ
- the LOC18611285 gene encoding 60S ribosomal protein L26-1; this encodes MKYNPRVSSSRRKNRKAHFTAPSSVRRVLMSASVSSDLRSKYNVRSMPVRKDDEVQVVRGTYKGREGKVVQVYRRKWVIHIERITREKVNGSTVNVGINPSKVVITKLRLDKDRKSLLDRKAKGRAAADKDKGTKFTAEDIMQSVD